The Pyrodictium delaneyi genome contains a region encoding:
- a CDS encoding ABC transporter ATP-binding protein has translation MLSVRDLVVEVEGRRILQGISMDIGPGELHVIMGPNGAGKSTLLNTIAGLRHYKVVSGSIIFQGINIVNKPLYERARSGIVLAHQFPPALKGLTLRELVSAMERIYGSARDVEWAADILDVKKFMDRPLFVGMSGGERKRVELYLTILQRPRVALLDEPDSGVDIETLERIEEVLVELKKRGVLVLLVSHTMYLLERLAARNIIDNVHVIVAGRLAASGDPKKIFEMLKEAGFQGIAEGARVRGDD, from the coding sequence ATGCTCAGCGTCAGAGACCTCGTCGTAGAAGTAGAAGGAAGGAGGATACTTCAGGGCATCAGTATGGATATAGGCCCTGGCGAGTTGCACGTAATCATGGGGCCCAACGGAGCGGGAAAATCCACATTACTCAATACTATTGCAGGTTTACGTCACTACAAAGTTGTTAGCGGCTCTATCATCTTCCAGGGTATAAATATAGTCAATAAGCCCTTATATGAGAGAGCTCGTAGTGGTATCGTTCTCGCACATCAGTTTCCTCCAGCTCTCAAGGGCTTAACTCTCCGCGAACTTGTGTCAGCGATGGAACGTATATATGGTAGTGCACGAGACGTCGAGTGGGCAGCAGATATACTTGATGTTAAGAAGTTTATGGATAGGCCACTCTTTGTCGGCATGAGTGGTGGTGAACGGAAACGTGTAGAACTATACCTCACCATTCTTCAGAGGCCACGTGTCGCACTACTCGATGAACCGGATAGTGGCGTTGACATTGAGACCCTTGAGCGGATAGAGGAGGTACTTGTTGAACTGAAAAAGAGAGGTGTACTAGTGCTACTCGTAAGTCATACCATGTATTTGCTTGAAAGACTAGCAGCTAGGAATATTATAGATAATGTGCATGTAATAGTTGCCGGTCGTCTCGCTGCTTCTGGAGACCCGAAGAAGATCTTCGAGATGTTAAAGGAAGCTGGTTTCCAGGGCATAGCAGAAGGCGCCAGGGTGAGAGGAGATGACTAG
- a CDS encoding serine hydrolase, producing MLGIEQISSEYIITRMAVTHTPGVSVALHDRGKPLLQRGYGYRNLERGLLATPETMYGIASISKILTAIAVMQLVEKGLLSLEDPAEKYLPIELRVKGKPVLVWHLLSHTSGIPALGYAEALLTGYLGLGENWLPFSEPRDVLAWLEKGARHWAIAEPGERFLYLNEGFVALGVIVERLSGMRFNEYIRKHITGPLGMRSTTFDAQEALSSPLLATPYDTSSRPPRPVRVPTGITADGGGWSTVVDLAKLMTALSQSGRLSDVEILSKNSVEEIERPRIELPAQLFGNDSYGLGVTIYPRFPSGTLIGHSGSLLFYTGFAGYLKEKGLSIAVLANADPGSPQIAMTLLAAAAGTDPLKLPFNIADRVLGLLEGIYTGFMGTVKARLERVGDALVLESLEPPGRREVLFPEKLDPVTPVFVSARAGKKLRVEFRIDVERGMVEMFYERYRLVKMIEQRV from the coding sequence TTGCTGGGTATTGAGCAGATTTCTAGCGAATACATCATTACACGTATGGCTGTAACTCATACTCCTGGAGTTAGCGTTGCACTTCATGATCGGGGTAAACCACTCCTGCAGAGAGGATATGGATATCGCAACCTAGAGCGTGGGCTGCTAGCAACACCGGAGACTATGTATGGCATAGCCTCGATATCAAAGATATTAACTGCTATCGCTGTTATGCAGCTTGTTGAGAAGGGGCTTCTGAGTCTCGAAGATCCAGCTGAAAAGTATTTGCCTATCGAGCTCCGTGTTAAGGGGAAACCCGTTCTTGTATGGCATTTGCTAAGTCACACCAGCGGGATACCAGCACTAGGCTATGCTGAGGCGCTCCTTACTGGTTACCTTGGGCTTGGCGAGAACTGGTTACCTTTCTCTGAGCCCCGGGACGTTCTCGCCTGGCTCGAGAAAGGTGCCCGCCACTGGGCTATAGCCGAGCCTGGGGAGAGGTTTCTCTATCTCAATGAAGGTTTCGTTGCCCTTGGCGTCATAGTTGAGCGTCTCTCAGGGATGCGCTTTAACGAGTATATACGCAAGCACATAACAGGACCCTTAGGTATGAGATCAACTACTTTCGATGCCCAAGAGGCTTTATCTTCACCACTCTTGGCTACACCTTATGATACATCGTCTCGTCCCCCGCGACCTGTTAGGGTACCAACCGGGATAACAGCAGATGGTGGTGGATGGAGTACTGTAGTTGATCTTGCCAAACTCATGACAGCGTTGTCACAGAGTGGTCGCCTTAGCGACGTGGAGATATTGTCGAAGAACAGCGTTGAGGAGATAGAGCGGCCACGGATTGAGCTGCCTGCGCAGCTTTTCGGTAACGATAGCTATGGACTAGGTGTAACGATATATCCTAGATTTCCTAGCGGAACCTTAATTGGGCATAGTGGTTCACTTCTATTCTATACAGGTTTTGCAGGCTACTTGAAGGAAAAGGGTCTCTCTATAGCTGTTCTAGCTAACGCCGATCCGGGATCACCTCAGATAGCCATGACATTGTTAGCCGCTGCTGCGGGTACCGATCCATTGAAACTACCATTCAATATCGCTGACCGTGTACTGGGATTGCTTGAAGGCATCTATACTGGCTTTATGGGTACAGTAAAGGCGCGCCTCGAAAGGGTTGGCGACGCTTTAGTTTTGGAGAGCCTTGAGCCGCCTGGTAGGCGTGAAGTGTTGTTTCCAGAGAAATTAGACCCGGTGACCCCGGTATTTGTCTCAGCTAGAGCTGGGAAAAAGCTTCGCGTAGAGTTCCGCATAGATGTCGAGCGTGGTATGGTGGAAATGTTCTACGAGAGGTATCGGCTCGTAAAGATGATTGAGCAGAGGGTTTGA
- a CDS encoding winged helix-turn-helix domain-containing protein, whose product MVQNRAAGRRDRIDIILSILRVLGDNGPSSKTSIMRFAELNSKSFEEYVEGLLVPRGFVEKRKLRDRYVYVLTPSGKMLHTLLSIVRDLLYIEEPKDAKMLRELLISKLQLRGFMVSSYLNLGDGLMLPVDIAVSHNGSTVVVNVAATRSSALCRLALSALAATLGGANAFIAVPATADEIYELVSKISTPTIKPLVYEPSSIERSVEEIVSVVEDSLAKSFISNVAVKKTMHVTNVANLASRDTILVEGLGKDKRGNNDVRRVTIS is encoded by the coding sequence TTGGTACAGAATAGGGCTGCAGGCAGGCGAGACCGCATAGATATAATATTATCCATACTACGTGTACTCGGCGATAATGGCCCGAGTTCAAAGACTAGTATAATGAGATTTGCAGAACTAAACTCGAAGAGTTTCGAAGAGTATGTCGAGGGTTTACTCGTGCCTCGTGGTTTTGTAGAAAAACGGAAGCTAAGAGACCGCTACGTTTACGTCTTAACACCGAGTGGGAAGATGTTACATACTCTACTCAGCATAGTTAGAGACCTTCTCTACATAGAGGAGCCTAAGGATGCAAAGATGCTTCGTGAGCTTCTGATTAGTAAGCTTCAGCTGCGAGGGTTCATGGTTTCATCATATCTAAATCTTGGAGATGGACTTATGCTTCCTGTCGATATTGCCGTATCGCATAATGGATCAACGGTAGTGGTTAATGTTGCTGCAACAAGGTCTTCCGCTTTGTGTCGATTAGCACTCTCTGCGCTTGCAGCTACACTCGGAGGAGCTAACGCGTTCATAGCTGTACCAGCTACGGCGGATGAAATCTACGAACTAGTAAGCAAGATAAGTACTCCAACTATAAAGCCTTTAGTCTATGAGCCTTCCTCTATAGAACGTTCAGTAGAAGAAATAGTTTCTGTTGTAGAGGATAGTCTTGCTAAGTCATTTATCAGTAATGTGGCTGTAAAGAAGACAATGCATGTAACGAACGTAGCAAATCTGGCCTCTAGGGATACAATACTCGTAGAAGGACTAGGCAAGGATAAGAGAGGGAATAATGACGTACGACGCGTAACAATATCATGA
- a CDS encoding endonuclease III domain-containing protein, translating into MQDKETPPAERVRRIVEKLLEWYRGEPWWRQPNVDPFHVMLAIALSNRSDYRSVRRVVEKLAEHYPDPWSILRDPEGVKEIIRPLGLVELKTRVVLGLARLVAEAGSVEALLSLPPSEAREKLLSIPGIGEKTADVLLMALWGIDVFPVDTHIARIAARLGLVEPGTRPERVRKILEPLIPKGFRARTHLAMIRLGRNVCRPRNPRCSICPLYSLCPSANSCNPCH; encoded by the coding sequence GTGCAAGACAAAGAGACGCCTCCAGCGGAGAGGGTTAGACGGATCGTTGAGAAGCTTCTGGAGTGGTACCGGGGCGAGCCCTGGTGGAGACAGCCAAACGTAGACCCGTTTCACGTCATGCTCGCCATAGCGCTGAGTAACCGCTCTGACTACCGTAGCGTCCGCCGCGTCGTAGAGAAGCTAGCAGAGCATTACCCGGATCCTTGGAGCATACTCCGCGACCCCGAGGGCGTCAAGGAGATAATACGACCCCTCGGCCTCGTAGAGTTGAAGACTCGCGTCGTCCTCGGGCTAGCTAGGCTTGTAGCCGAGGCTGGCAGCGTAGAAGCACTCCTAAGTCTCCCGCCCAGCGAGGCCCGTGAGAAGCTCCTAAGCATACCCGGTATAGGTGAAAAGACGGCCGACGTACTGCTCATGGCTCTCTGGGGCATCGACGTATTCCCGGTAGACACTCATATAGCTCGCATAGCGGCGCGATTAGGTCTAGTAGAGCCAGGGACTCGGCCCGAACGGGTGAGGAAAATACTTGAGCCTCTCATTCCTAAGGGTTTTCGAGCACGTACGCACTTGGCAATGATAAGGCTTGGCCGCAATGTCTGCCGACCTCGTAACCCTCGATGTAGCATCTGTCCATTGTACAGTTTATGTCCGTCAGCTAACAGTTGTAATCCATGTCATTAG
- a CDS encoding hydrogenase maturation nickel metallochaperone HypA, producing the protein MHETSIALSILAAVEDVFHDTPGARRVARIKLQIGMLSLIDPEALRFALRVVSRGTPAEGAEIEIEMIEPRFRCKDCGYEWEPSHEDIKRISEDPELSTLVHIHPDALVQYLQCPRCGGNRVEIIRGLGVVLHSVDIEADGEKSARQRDASSGEG; encoded by the coding sequence ATGCATGAAACGAGCATAGCTCTGAGCATTTTAGCGGCTGTAGAAGACGTATTCCACGATACGCCTGGCGCTAGGCGGGTTGCTAGGATAAAGCTGCAGATAGGTATGCTCAGCCTTATTGATCCCGAGGCGCTCCGGTTCGCGCTGCGCGTAGTCTCACGGGGTACTCCTGCAGAGGGTGCTGAGATAGAAATAGAGATGATAGAGCCCCGCTTTCGCTGCAAAGATTGTGGCTATGAGTGGGAGCCTAGCCACGAGGACATAAAGCGTATCTCCGAGGATCCCGAGCTGAGTACGCTCGTCCACATTCATCCTGATGCGCTTGTCCAATACCTTCAGTGTCCCCGCTGCGGCGGCAACAGAGTCGAGATAATCCGGGGGCTCGGCGTAGTACTACATAGTGTGGACATCGAGGCAGACGGGGAGAAGAGTGCAAGACAAAGAGACGCCTCCAGCGGAGAGGGTTAG
- a CDS encoding PadR family transcriptional regulator, which yields MASQALEMRTRYMILLLLAEGPKTGYELIKRMKSLLAEVGGGASPGTVYPVLRDLEEEGYIESSEEPHGARQRKVYRITEKGVEQLLRMINKGLYIVEATIRLHLAAARNLAQTPRPELLPLVEEIVGRLARIEVLTGELLELLQRILQRNITSSHTTR from the coding sequence ATGGCTAGTCAAGCACTCGAAATGCGCACCCGCTACATGATACTATTACTCCTAGCCGAGGGGCCGAAGACAGGCTACGAGCTGATAAAGCGGATGAAGAGCCTCCTCGCAGAGGTGGGCGGGGGAGCGAGCCCCGGCACCGTATATCCGGTTCTCCGGGACCTCGAAGAGGAGGGTTACATAGAGTCTAGCGAGGAGCCTCATGGCGCAAGACAGAGGAAGGTCTACAGGATAACCGAGAAGGGTGTAGAGCAACTTCTGCGCATGATAAACAAGGGACTCTACATAGTAGAAGCAACTATAAGGCTCCATTTGGCTGCTGCACGTAACCTAGCCCAGACCCCCCGGCCTGAACTACTTCCCCTCGTGGAGGAGATAGTTGGCAGACTAGCCAGGATAGAGGTGCTCACAGGCGAGCTTCTAGAGCTACTCCAGCGTATCCTGCAACGTAATATAACAAGCTCTCATACTACTCGTTAA
- a CDS encoding MMPL family transporter encodes MSVTDFIANKPAIVVMAWILIAVVALPLFAKLSTVVQEQQYTLPENSEAMTASRLIEKVKGGSDSVGVIVVTGVDLRDNNTVLKLTIWGNVFNETVAGRYMSEIKALPVMLAEANATLYHAMLTAVTNSTAYAKQLYRAFNEVDKAYASALENATRQVEVLNQSIEGIMEADKGYAEAYHGLLQLAETLNTTINGLIELDNALANTTEGLLGLAQRLNETATGLQRLDSVYSKLYQGLAANAPSLVAVLSNKTLVERMEKGLAFTWWQVSRAYYYLEAYNGSYEAYSEVANLTTVDPKLAPLQLAEALKAWQAVKQLVAEGLDPDTAAAKVAASIIANQTPPELRQLLPVFTNAWLEALARAKAAMNVTVLTEQYRLPPASAESQLAVLDAATKAAEAATDSIIVNSTAIAAQLLAEQLVSQGIPRDAAELLAEKAVRGTLEPIDVATVVAGQAAEEIGLPAHAKQLLAEILVASDPRAEGVLVASRADALNAAEKLLEALGAPREALDAARRILDQEMNRNVAAEEAAKLIEQQLDEKAKMLLATVVRLDPEARGLLAQNPEEAAKAAAEIVYNAMEEQGAVQLPREVVNQLALLVVRGEASPEQLRSLALSLVEQQAAEKMGQEQARLLAEALQRFDPDAAGRLADDPDLALQAVFWMAEQQGRRLPFTPEQLREMLGSKEALRRLVAEALREKVLENTPAEAKPYMERIIEVVVSEGPGVPEARKWNVIEDLLREAAREKADAMSINGLELPSWLPGRIAELAVAAARGELAVEEAAEKLAEQLLLGTVYPKMLSESKGLLVSSDYQAFLVMGTPLGVDRDELAKNTVETGKVAEELLGRLGIGYEKVYTSGSDLLMKQVEEYASKDVEKTSKFSELGTFIVLLLILESVFAVILPYMGVFLGLAVGGALVYLAASNGWIDVTSTSHSLMITTALGLGADYAGYIVHRFREEYAVLRDPREASRRALRRAGPAVVASALTVIIGFGSLLLGWDIGFLRSMGETIPLTVAATALASLTLVPALLSILGGRSWFWWPRKPSPERHVGRESKVMKALIRYEPLLLAVILVAIAGSAYFYVTFEGSHDMKLMLPDNAPALEAFDVLKEKFTPGVTDPVYVIAVLPQSIWSSNATAEALDGLAARIAEVPGVAKVMAPTRPMGEKVSIEEAKQMGGEKLASSDGRIAVIQVILDVDPYSRKGEETVKTIHDIVHSYAEQHGFKAYVGGAPYAVLEMDQLLHDRYYRRILPAASLLMVMVFTGIFGSLVASIAALLVIIGAAMMGIAASVILFQDILGKPVLWFLHIVSMIAVLGVGMDYNSFFLARALEEFHRSGGDSKKAVVRAAGAVSTFVVGLALVVTSAYLALMTASNIGMREMGFTLAVTVLLAGLMAAYLLTPLIVSLLGRRAWWPWGLQKRIEH; translated from the coding sequence ATGAGTGTAACCGACTTCATAGCCAACAAACCGGCCATAGTAGTGATGGCGTGGATACTGATAGCAGTAGTAGCCCTCCCACTCTTTGCCAAGCTTAGCACCGTGGTGCAAGAACAGCAGTATACTTTACCAGAGAACAGCGAGGCTATGACAGCGTCTAGGCTCATCGAGAAGGTGAAGGGAGGCAGCGACAGCGTCGGAGTAATAGTAGTAACAGGTGTAGACCTCAGGGACAATAATACGGTGTTAAAGCTCACCATCTGGGGTAACGTGTTCAACGAGACCGTAGCAGGACGCTACATGTCGGAGATAAAGGCCCTACCAGTCATGCTTGCAGAGGCTAATGCTACCCTCTACCACGCAATGTTAACTGCTGTCACTAACTCCACGGCATACGCTAAGCAGCTCTACCGGGCGTTCAACGAGGTAGACAAGGCATATGCCTCAGCCCTAGAAAACGCCACCAGACAAGTAGAGGTCCTCAATCAGAGCATAGAGGGGATAATGGAGGCCGATAAGGGCTACGCTGAAGCCTACCACGGGCTACTTCAGCTTGCGGAAACACTCAACACAACCATAAACGGCCTAATAGAGCTTGATAATGCGCTAGCAAATACTACCGAGGGACTCCTAGGGCTAGCCCAGCGGCTGAACGAGACAGCCACGGGACTCCAGAGGCTCGATAGTGTCTACTCGAAGCTATACCAAGGCCTCGCGGCAAATGCCCCGAGTCTAGTAGCAGTGCTATCCAACAAGACGCTCGTCGAGAGAATGGAGAAAGGGTTAGCGTTTACGTGGTGGCAAGTGAGCCGCGCTTACTACTATCTAGAAGCATACAACGGGAGCTACGAGGCCTACTCAGAGGTGGCTAATCTCACGACGGTTGATCCGAAGCTAGCCCCGCTACAGCTTGCGGAGGCGCTGAAGGCGTGGCAGGCTGTGAAACAACTGGTAGCGGAAGGCCTAGACCCCGACACAGCAGCGGCCAAGGTGGCAGCGAGTATTATTGCTAACCAGACGCCGCCGGAGCTGAGGCAGCTACTACCGGTCTTCACGAACGCATGGCTAGAGGCGCTAGCCCGGGCCAAGGCCGCGATGAACGTTACCGTGCTTACAGAGCAGTATCGCTTGCCTCCGGCTAGTGCTGAGAGCCAGCTGGCAGTGCTAGATGCAGCCACAAAAGCGGCTGAGGCAGCCACGGATAGTATAATCGTGAACAGCACGGCTATCGCTGCACAGCTGCTAGCAGAGCAGCTAGTCTCCCAGGGCATACCACGCGACGCTGCTGAGCTGCTAGCGGAGAAGGCGGTTCGGGGTACACTCGAGCCCATAGACGTAGCTACCGTCGTGGCAGGGCAGGCAGCGGAGGAGATAGGGCTGCCAGCTCATGCTAAACAGCTGCTAGCAGAGATACTCGTAGCCAGCGACCCCCGGGCTGAGGGCGTCCTCGTAGCCAGCCGCGCAGACGCCCTCAACGCTGCGGAGAAGCTCCTCGAGGCCCTCGGGGCGCCCCGCGAGGCCCTAGACGCTGCCCGGAGGATCCTCGACCAGGAGATGAACCGTAACGTGGCGGCTGAGGAGGCTGCCAAGCTGATAGAGCAGCAGCTCGACGAGAAGGCAAAGATGCTCCTCGCAACAGTGGTGAGGCTGGACCCCGAGGCACGCGGTCTCCTCGCGCAGAACCCCGAGGAGGCTGCCAAGGCGGCGGCAGAGATAGTATACAATGCCATGGAGGAGCAGGGCGCTGTCCAGCTTCCCAGAGAAGTGGTCAACCAGCTGGCGCTCCTAGTAGTCCGCGGTGAGGCGAGCCCCGAGCAGCTACGCAGCCTAGCACTAAGCCTGGTAGAACAGCAAGCAGCGGAGAAGATGGGGCAGGAGCAGGCCCGGCTCCTGGCTGAGGCTCTCCAGCGCTTCGACCCCGACGCAGCGGGCAGGCTAGCCGATGACCCGGATCTCGCGCTTCAGGCTGTATTCTGGATGGCAGAGCAGCAGGGCCGGCGTCTACCCTTCACTCCTGAGCAGCTCAGAGAGATGCTAGGCAGCAAGGAGGCTCTGCGCCGCCTAGTTGCCGAGGCTCTTCGCGAGAAAGTGCTAGAAAATACGCCGGCCGAGGCTAAGCCTTACATGGAGCGGATAATAGAGGTAGTTGTCAGCGAGGGTCCAGGCGTACCCGAGGCGCGGAAGTGGAACGTCATAGAGGATCTGCTCCGCGAAGCTGCCCGGGAGAAGGCAGACGCTATGAGCATTAACGGGCTTGAGTTGCCGAGCTGGCTACCCGGCCGTATAGCCGAGCTAGCTGTGGCTGCTGCACGTGGCGAGCTGGCAGTAGAGGAGGCTGCAGAGAAGCTAGCAGAACAACTTCTTCTCGGCACTGTGTACCCGAAGATGCTTAGCGAGTCCAAGGGTCTGCTCGTGTCCAGTGACTACCAGGCGTTCCTAGTAATGGGCACACCTCTTGGCGTGGATCGTGACGAGCTTGCAAAGAACACAGTAGAGACCGGCAAGGTAGCGGAGGAGCTGCTAGGAAGACTCGGTATAGGCTACGAGAAGGTCTATACGAGTGGTAGCGATTTGCTCATGAAGCAGGTGGAGGAGTATGCTAGCAAAGACGTAGAGAAGACCAGCAAGTTCAGCGAACTGGGCACGTTCATAGTGCTACTACTCATACTCGAGAGCGTCTTCGCGGTGATACTACCATACATGGGCGTCTTCCTCGGGCTAGCAGTAGGCGGCGCCCTCGTATACCTGGCAGCGAGCAACGGCTGGATAGACGTAACCTCTACATCACATTCATTGATGATAACTACGGCGCTCGGCCTAGGCGCCGACTATGCGGGCTACATCGTGCACAGGTTCCGCGAAGAATACGCAGTGCTACGCGATCCCCGCGAGGCCTCCCGCCGTGCCCTAAGGAGGGCAGGGCCAGCGGTAGTAGCCAGCGCCCTAACTGTAATCATAGGCTTCGGTAGCCTACTACTAGGCTGGGATATCGGGTTCCTCCGGAGCATGGGAGAGACCATACCGCTAACCGTAGCTGCCACAGCGCTCGCCAGCCTGACGCTCGTGCCAGCATTGCTATCGATACTCGGCGGCCGGAGCTGGTTCTGGTGGCCGAGAAAACCGAGCCCAGAGAGACACGTAGGCCGCGAGAGCAAAGTGATGAAGGCACTCATACGCTATGAGCCACTACTATTAGCAGTAATCCTCGTCGCCATCGCTGGCTCAGCATACTTCTACGTCACCTTCGAGGGCAGCCACGACATGAAGCTCATGCTCCCCGACAACGCGCCAGCCCTAGAAGCATTCGATGTACTCAAGGAGAAGTTCACGCCCGGCGTAACTGACCCCGTCTACGTGATAGCAGTGCTCCCGCAGAGCATCTGGAGCAGTAACGCCACAGCTGAGGCACTAGACGGGCTTGCCGCCAGGATAGCCGAGGTACCCGGCGTAGCTAAGGTCATGGCGCCGACTAGGCCCATGGGCGAGAAGGTGAGCATCGAAGAGGCCAAGCAGATGGGCGGAGAGAAGCTAGCTAGCAGCGATGGCAGGATAGCGGTAATCCAGGTGATACTCGACGTAGACCCCTACAGCCGCAAAGGCGAAGAAACCGTGAAAACGATACACGATATTGTACACAGCTACGCCGAGCAGCACGGGTTCAAAGCCTACGTGGGTGGTGCGCCCTATGCTGTGCTAGAGATGGACCAGCTGCTACACGACCGCTACTACCGCCGCATACTCCCCGCCGCAAGCCTCCTAATGGTGATGGTGTTTACCGGTATCTTCGGCAGCCTAGTGGCGAGCATAGCAGCACTCCTAGTAATCATAGGCGCTGCTATGATGGGTATTGCGGCTAGCGTGATACTATTCCAGGATATCCTGGGCAAGCCGGTGCTATGGTTTCTACACATAGTATCGATGATAGCTGTGCTAGGCGTAGGCATGGACTACAACAGCTTCTTCCTAGCACGCGCCCTGGAGGAATTCCATCGCAGCGGCGGCGACTCGAAGAAAGCAGTCGTGCGCGCTGCTGGTGCAGTCAGTACCTTCGTAGTAGGCCTAGCGCTAGTAGTGACGAGCGCCTATCTCGCGCTAATGACTGCCAGTAACATAGGCATGAGGGAAATGGGCTTCACGCTGGCAGTAACAGTACTCCTAGCGGGCTTAATGGCGGCCTACCTCTTGACGCCGTTGATAGTGTCGCTGCTAGGCCGCCGTGCATGGTGGCCTTGGGGGCTACAGAAGCGTATCGAGCACTAA
- a CDS encoding M20 family metallopeptidase translates to MSADSYVVRLLQQLIRIPTVNPPGEHYAEMADVLRDELEAIGLDVQVIRVPDELVEKIHPWARGYPRYIVLARLGEDRPVLHFNGHYDVVPPGQGWTRDPFDPVIEDGKLYGRGASDMKGGIAAIIAAVRSLIEEGWRPRQGSLELSFTPDEETGGETGVGYMLEEGLVLPDYAVVAEPSTTYKIWIGSRGAVWMNVHVYGRQAHGSAPWLGLNAFEAMVEIAHRIIHEYKPRLAERKTDLPMDDPRAASPTITIGGEVEGGAKTNVVPGYYRFSIDRRLIPGEDPDKVEEELRSFIMEAAQGLIEKGYRVEVETTGKAAATSIPPDHPFVDTVAEAVREATGIEPARTICIGGLDTRYFQERGIPAVTYGPGALDAAHMPDEYIPLDELERAVKAYRLLIRRILD, encoded by the coding sequence ATGAGCGCCGACAGCTACGTCGTGCGCCTCCTTCAGCAGCTTATTAGGATCCCTACTGTAAATCCCCCTGGCGAACACTACGCTGAGATGGCTGACGTTCTGAGAGACGAACTCGAAGCTATCGGCCTAGACGTGCAGGTCATACGGGTCCCTGATGAGCTGGTAGAGAAGATTCATCCATGGGCCCGGGGGTATCCCCGCTACATAGTCCTGGCTAGGCTCGGCGAGGACAGGCCAGTACTCCACTTCAACGGGCATTACGATGTTGTGCCGCCGGGACAGGGGTGGACCCGGGATCCATTCGACCCGGTTATCGAGGACGGGAAGCTTTACGGCCGTGGAGCCTCGGACATGAAGGGCGGCATAGCGGCGATAATAGCTGCTGTGAGGAGCCTTATAGAGGAGGGGTGGAGACCTAGACAGGGAAGCCTCGAGCTAAGCTTCACTCCTGACGAGGAGACGGGCGGCGAAACAGGCGTGGGCTATATGCTTGAAGAAGGCCTCGTACTTCCAGATTATGCTGTAGTTGCTGAGCCTAGCACTACCTACAAGATATGGATCGGTAGCCGAGGCGCCGTCTGGATGAACGTACATGTTTACGGCCGGCAGGCCCACGGCTCGGCGCCCTGGCTAGGGCTCAACGCGTTCGAGGCCATGGTAGAGATAGCTCACCGGATTATCCACGAGTATAAGCCTAGACTAGCCGAGAGGAAAACAGACCTGCCGATGGATGACCCCCGGGCTGCTAGCCCGACAATAACCATTGGCGGCGAGGTCGAGGGAGGCGCTAAGACCAACGTTGTGCCGGGCTATTACAGGTTTAGCATAGATCGCAGGCTGATACCTGGCGAGGATCCCGACAAAGTAGAGGAGGAGCTGCGAAGCTTCATCATGGAGGCCGCCCAGGGCCTCATAGAGAAGGGCTACCGCGTCGAGGTAGAGACTACCGGGAAGGCTGCTGCGACCTCGATACCTCCCGACCACCCCTTCGTAGATACTGTGGCTGAGGCTGTCCGGGAGGCAACAGGGATCGAGCCTGCCAGGACTATATGTATCGGCGGCCTTGATACACGCTACTTCCAGGAGAGGGGCATACCGGCAGTCACATACGGGCCTGGCGCGCTAGATGCAGCCCACATGCCCGACGAATATATCCCTCTAGACGAGCTAGAAAGAGCTGTAAAGGCGTATCGTCTGCTCATACGCCGAATCCTAGACTAA
- a CDS encoding Snf7 family protein, producing MARVEDFAKAWNPQPKGPGVIDKIRNTINPPPPLRHKLAMALYKLRVQNNRLEYIIAKMKERDQALFEKVVQAQIEKDTTRAAMYAAEVAELRKMIKSLLTAKYAIERVALRLETVMTMGDVLVGLAPVVGVIKDLRRYLTGLVPEIGLEMAEIGEMLESVVTEAGEFTSFMSVPTVYNEEARKIMEEAAAVAEQRMKAEFPELPSAFPSPTGSQQENK from the coding sequence ATGGCTAGAGTAGAGGACTTCGCAAAGGCCTGGAACCCTCAGCCCAAGGGCCCCGGCGTCATAGACAAGATACGTAACACGATCAACCCTCCGCCACCACTACGTCACAAGCTTGCTATGGCGCTTTACAAGCTACGTGTCCAGAACAACAGGCTAGAATACATAATAGCTAAGATGAAGGAGCGCGACCAGGCACTATTCGAGAAGGTCGTACAAGCCCAGATAGAGAAGGACACCACCCGCGCTGCTATGTATGCTGCTGAGGTGGCAGAACTCCGCAAGATGATAAAGAGCCTACTGACAGCCAAGTACGCGATAGAGAGGGTAGCACTAAGGCTAGAGACCGTAATGACGATGGGCGACGTACTAGTCGGCCTAGCCCCGGTAGTAGGCGTGATCAAGGATCTACGCCGCTACCTAACCGGCCTAGTGCCCGAGATAGGCCTGGAGATGGCCGAGATAGGCGAGATGCTAGAGAGCGTAGTAACCGAGGCTGGCGAGTTCACAAGCTTCATGAGTGTGCCGACAGTCTACAACGAGGAAGCCAGGAAGATCATGGAAGAGGCTGCTGCGGTAGCAGAACAGCGCATGAAGGCCGAGTTCCCAGAACTACCCAGTGCGTTCCCCAGCCCCACAGGCAGCCAGCAGGAGAACAAGTAA